From Porphyromonadaceae bacterium W3.11, one genomic window encodes:
- the rpsJ gene encoding 30S ribosomal protein S10, producing the protein MNQVIRIKIKSYDHALVDKSAEKIVKAVEPTGVIVRGPIPLPTHRRIFTVNRSTFVNKKSREQFELSTYKRLIDIVNAGTATVDALARLELPSGVEIEIKTDI; encoded by the coding sequence ATGAATCAAGTGATTAGAATCAAGATTAAGTCTTATGACCATGCTCTGGTCGATAAGTCTGCTGAGAAGATCGTAAAGGCTGTGGAGCCAACCGGCGTAATTGTACGAGGTCCAATTCCACTTCCAACTCATAGACGTATCTTCACAGTGAATCGCTCAACTTTTGTTAATAAGAAAAGTCGTGAGCAGTTCGAACTAAGCACCTACAAACGTCTGATTGATATCGTGAATGCCGGTACTGCTACTGTGGATGCTCTAGCTCGTCTAGAGCTCCCTAGTGGTGTCGAGATCGAGATCAAGACAGATATTTAA
- the rplC gene encoding 50S ribosomal protein L3: MPGLIGKKIGMTSVFSAEGKNIPCTVIELGPCVVTQVKTKEVDGYDALQLGFEDKKEKHTTKAQAGHFKKSGVAPKRYLAEFTNFSDDYKLGDELTVALLEGIRYVDVVGVSKGKGFQGVVKRHGFHGVGETTHGQKNRARHPGSIGESSYPSKVFKGMRMAGQDGNRRVTVQNLEVIKVMPEHNVLLLKGSVPGPKGAVIFVEI, from the coding sequence ATGCCAGGATTAATAGGAAAAAAAATCGGAATGACTTCCGTTTTCAGTGCCGAGGGGAAGAATATCCCATGCACTGTTATCGAATTAGGTCCTTGTGTGGTTACTCAGGTTAAAACAAAGGAAGTGGATGGCTATGATGCACTCCAGTTGGGCTTCGAAGACAAGAAAGAGAAGCATACAACTAAAGCACAGGCTGGTCACTTTAAGAAATCTGGCGTAGCACCCAAGAGATACTTGGCCGAGTTCACGAACTTTTCTGATGATTACAAGCTAGGTGATGAACTTACCGTAGCCCTACTTGAAGGTATCCGTTATGTGGATGTCGTAGGTGTAAGTAAGGGTAAGGGATTCCAAGGTGTAGTTAAACGTCATGGATTCCATGGAGTAGGAGAGACTACTCACGGACAGAAAAATAGAGCTCGTCACCCAGGATCAATTGGTGAAAGTTCATACCCTTCTAAAGTTTTTAAGGGTATGAGAATGGCTGGGCAAGATGGAAACCGTAGAGTGACTGTTCAAAACCTAGAAGTGATTAAAGTAATGCCTGAGCACAATGTGCTACTTTTAAAGGGTAGCGTGCCAGGACCAAAGGGTGCCGTCATATTTGTAGAGATTTAA
- the rplD gene encoding 50S ribosomal protein L4 — translation MELNVMNINGQETGRKVTLDDTIFGIEPNEHVIYLDVKRYMANKRQGTHKTKERAEVAFSTRKLFKQKGTGGARRGSIKSPLLKGGGTVFGPRPRSYEQKINKKAKLLARISALSMKARDNSIVVIEDIQMDAPKTKAMADMMSALKITDKRSLFLIDGIENNKNVLLSFRNIPKTSVMQASDVNTYKVMEANHLVITESALSKLSELLAR, via the coding sequence ATGGAACTGAATGTAATGAACATAAACGGTCAGGAGACCGGACGAAAGGTGACCCTAGATGATACCATCTTTGGAATCGAACCTAATGAGCATGTCATTTACCTCGATGTAAAGCGTTACATGGCTAATAAGAGACAGGGCACCCATAAAACAAAGGAGAGAGCGGAAGTAGCATTTAGTACTAGAAAGCTATTTAAGCAAAAAGGTACTGGTGGTGCACGTCGTGGTAGTATTAAGAGTCCTCTACTTAAGGGCGGTGGTACTGTTTTTGGACCACGTCCACGTTCTTATGAGCAGAAGATTAATAAGAAAGCTAAGTTGTTAGCTCGTATTTCTGCACTAAGTATGAAGGCTAGAGATAACTCTATTGTAGTGATCGAGGATATCCAAATGGATGCTCCTAAGACTAAAGCCATGGCTGACATGATGAGTGCTCTTAAGATTACAGATAAGAGAAGCTTATTCCTTATTGACGGAATTGAGAACAACAAGAATGTTCTTCTTTCTTTCCGTAACATTCCGAAGACCTCTGTAATGCAGGCTTCTGATGTGAATACATATAAGGTGATGGAAGCTAATCATCTTGTGATTACCGAGAGTGCCTTAAGTAAGCTTTCTGAGCTCCTTGCTAGATAG
- the rplW gene encoding 50S ribosomal protein L23 has protein sequence MGILIEPIITEKFTDITEVMPNRYGFKVTRTAKKQEIKKAVEEMYGVNVVSINTMRYDGKRKARYTKGGLIVGRTPAYKKAIVTIKEGQEIDFFNHI, from the coding sequence ATGGGAATTTTAATAGAACCAATTATTACTGAAAAGTTTACAGACATTACTGAAGTAATGCCTAACCGCTATGGCTTCAAAGTAACTCGTACTGCAAAGAAACAAGAGATAAAGAAAGCTGTAGAGGAGATGTATGGTGTGAATGTTGTTAGCATTAACACTATGCGCTACGATGGTAAGCGTAAAGCTCGCTATACAAAAGGTGGGCTCATTGTAGGCCGTACTCCGGCATACAAGAAAGCGATCGTAACAATCAAAGAAGGTCAGGAAATAGACTTCTTTAATCACATTTAA
- the rplB gene encoding 50S ribosomal protein L2, protein MGIRKLKPTTPGQRHKIIGAFDKITKSTPEKSLVVPMNRTGGRNNTGKMTVRYIGGGHKKQYRLIDFKRRKDGIPATVKAIEYDPNRSARIALLYYADGEKTYIVAPDGLEVGATVMSGETAAPEIGNALPLGKIPVGTVVHNVELRPGQGAKLVRSAGVFAQITSREGAYVVLKMPSGEVRRILAACKATIGSVGNSDHALERSGKAGRSRWLGMRPHNRGVTMNPVDHPMGGGEGRASGGHPRSRTGLYAKGLKTRAPKKQTSKYILEGRKKKRSK, encoded by the coding sequence ATGGGAATACGTAAATTAAAGCCCACTACTCCTGGGCAGAGACATAAGATTATCGGTGCTTTTGATAAGATTACAAAGAGTACACCGGAAAAATCTCTAGTAGTACCAATGAATCGTACCGGAGGTCGTAACAACACCGGTAAGATGACTGTACGCTATATCGGTGGTGGTCATAAGAAACAATATCGCCTCATCGATTTCAAGAGAAGAAAAGATGGTATTCCAGCTACAGTAAAAGCTATTGAATATGATCCTAATAGATCAGCTCGTATAGCTCTATTGTACTATGCAGATGGTGAAAAGACGTATATCGTCGCACCCGATGGTCTTGAAGTAGGAGCAACCGTAATGAGTGGAGAAACTGCGGCACCTGAGATCGGTAACGCTTTGCCTTTGGGTAAAATCCCAGTAGGTACTGTGGTGCACAATGTAGAGCTTAGACCTGGACAGGGTGCTAAGTTGGTACGTAGTGCAGGTGTATTTGCACAGATAACTTCACGTGAAGGAGCATATGTGGTATTAAAAATGCCTAGCGGTGAAGTACGCCGTATATTGGCTGCGTGTAAAGCAACAATTGGTAGTGTAGGAAACTCCGATCATGCACTAGAGCGTAGCGGTAAGGCTGGACGTTCTCGCTGGTTAGGAATGAGACCTCATAACAGAGGTGTGACTATGAACCCAGTTGATCACCCAATGGGTGGTGGTGAAGGACGTGCAAGTGGTGGACACCCACGTAGCCGTACTGGACTTTACGCTAAGGGTCTGAAGACCAGAGCTCCAAAGAAGCAAACCTCAAAGTATATCCTTGAGGGTAGGAAGAAGAAGCGGAGTAAGTAA
- the rpsS gene encoding 30S ribosomal protein S19: MSRSLKKGPYIDIKLEKRVLDMNENGKKNVIKTWSRASVISPDFVGHTIAVHNGNKFIPVFVTENMVGHKLGEFAPTRTFRGHGGNKR, translated from the coding sequence ATGAGTCGATCACTTAAAAAAGGACCGTATATTGACATCAAGTTAGAAAAGAGAGTACTTGATATGAATGAGAACGGCAAAAAGAATGTCATTAAGACATGGAGCCGTGCATCCGTAATCTCTCCTGACTTCGTTGGACATACGATAGCGGTTCACAATGGAAATAAATTTATTCCAGTATTCGTAACTGAGAACATGGTAGGACATAAGTTGGGCGAATTTGCTCCAACTCGTACTTTCCGTGGACACGGTGGTAATAAGAGGTAA
- the rplV gene encoding 50S ribosomal protein L22, whose product MGQRKRLASETRKEARSNEYFARLVNIPSSPRKMRLVADMVRGMEVNKALGVLRYSRRNASAQIEKLLKSAVSNWEQKNGRQAEEGELYISKIYVDEGVTLKRLRPRAQGRGTRIRKRSNHLTIFVDTLKGDN is encoded by the coding sequence ATGGGTCAAAGAAAAAGACTAGCGTCAGAGACACGTAAGGAAGCTCGAAGTAATGAGTACTTCGCTAGGCTTGTCAATATCCCTTCATCACCGCGTAAGATGCGTTTGGTGGCGGATATGGTACGTGGTATGGAAGTGAATAAAGCACTTGGAGTGCTTCGCTACTCTAGAAGAAATGCTTCTGCACAGATTGAGAAACTTTTAAAAAGTGCAGTCAGCAATTGGGAGCAAAAGAATGGTCGCCAAGCAGAAGAAGGCGAGTTGTATATATCTAAGATTTATGTAGATGAAGGTGTGACTTTAAAACGTCTTCGTCCAAGAGCTCAAGGTAGAGGAACTCGTATTCGCAAGAGAAGCAACCACCTGACAATTTTTGTAGATACACTAAAAGGTGATAATTAA
- the rpsC gene encoding 30S ribosomal protein S3, whose translation MGQKTNPISNRLGVIRGWDSNWFGKKGDMADTLLEDHKLRTYLTARLAKASVSRIVIERTLKLVTITICTSRPGFIIGRGGSEIDKLKEELKKITDKEIQLNIFEIRNPETDAVIVADSIARQLEGRMNYRRAVKLAIGNAIRSGAEGIKVQLSGRLNGAEMARSENFKEGRTPLHTFRADIDYTHEPALTKVGLIGVKVWICRGEVYGKVDLAPDFTAQRDKRNRREGGNRGNNRGGRRRGGRGGRKNND comes from the coding sequence ATGGGACAGAAAACTAATCCAATAAGCAATCGCTTGGGTGTTATTAGAGGCTGGGACTCTAACTGGTTTGGAAAGAAGGGTGACATGGCTGATACCCTACTGGAAGACCATAAGCTTCGTACGTACTTGACAGCTCGCCTGGCTAAAGCTAGTGTGTCAAGAATCGTAATTGAGAGAACACTTAAGTTAGTAACAATTACAATTTGTACTTCACGTCCTGGTTTTATTATCGGGCGTGGCGGTAGCGAAATTGATAAGCTTAAAGAAGAGCTTAAGAAAATTACTGATAAGGAAATACAGCTGAATATTTTCGAGATTCGCAATCCTGAAACTGATGCTGTAATCGTAGCTGATAGTATTGCTAGACAGCTAGAGGGTAGAATGAACTACCGTCGTGCTGTAAAACTTGCTATTGGTAACGCTATCAGAAGTGGTGCTGAAGGAATTAAGGTGCAATTAAGCGGTCGTTTGAATGGTGCTGAAATGGCAAGAAGTGAGAACTTTAAAGAAGGACGTACTCCATTGCATACATTCCGTGCCGATATAGATTATACTCACGAGCCTGCTTTAACAAAGGTTGGTTTGATCGGAGTAAAAGTTTGGATCTGTCGAGGTGAGGTATATGGTAAAGTAGATTTAGCACCAGACTTCACTGCTCAGAGAGATAAGCGTAATCGTCGTGAAGGCGGTAACCGCGGTAACAATAGAGGTGGTCGTCGCAGAGGCGGTCGTGGTGGTCGCAAGAATAACGACTAA
- the rplP gene encoding 50S ribosomal protein L16, giving the protein MLQPKKTKFRRQQKGRMKGNAQRGNQLAFGSFGIKSLQSKWITGRQIEAARIAVTRYMQRQGQVWVRVFPDKPITKKPAEVRMGKGKGSPEGFVVPVTPGRMLFEIEGVSYEVAKEALRLAAQKLPVTTKFVVRRDYEY; this is encoded by the coding sequence ATGTTACAACCTAAGAAGACCAAGTTTAGAAGACAGCAGAAAGGCCGCATGAAAGGAAATGCTCAGCGCGGTAACCAGTTAGCTTTTGGCTCTTTTGGTATCAAATCCCTACAGAGTAAGTGGATCACTGGTCGCCAAATAGAAGCGGCACGTATTGCTGTGACTAGATATATGCAGCGTCAGGGTCAGGTTTGGGTTAGGGTTTTCCCTGACAAGCCAATCACCAAAAAGCCTGCTGAAGTACGTATGGGTAAGGGTAAGGGTTCTCCAGAAGGATTCGTAGTACCTGTTACTCCTGGGCGTATGCTTTTTGAAATCGAAGGCGTAAGTTATGAAGTAGCAAAAGAGGCATTACGCCTTGCTGCTCAGAAGTTACCCGTTACTACAAAATTTGTAGTACGTCGCGATTATGAGTATTGA
- the rpmC gene encoding 50S ribosomal protein L29, which yields MKSNEIRELSVQELQERIDVESTRLNQMVLNHKVSPLDQPSSITKQRKLVARLKTILSEKSIESINN from the coding sequence ATGAAAAGTAATGAGATAAGAGAACTCTCGGTACAGGAGCTTCAAGAGAGAATTGATGTGGAGTCAACAAGACTTAATCAAATGGTGCTTAACCATAAGGTGAGTCCTTTAGATCAACCATCTTCAATTACAAAGCAACGTAAGCTTGTGGCTCGTCTGAAGACTATACTTAGCGAGAAAAGTATTGAGAGTATTAACAACTAA
- the rpsQ gene encoding 30S ribosomal protein S17, producing MNDRNLRKVRQGVVSSNKMDKTITVAVQWKEKHPIYGKYMSRTKKFHVHDENNECNEGDIVRIMETRPLSRSKRWRLLQIIERAK from the coding sequence ATGAATGATAGAAATTTAAGAAAAGTTAGACAGGGCGTCGTCTCAAGCAACAAAATGGATAAAACTATTACTGTTGCGGTTCAATGGAAAGAAAAGCACCCTATCTATGGTAAGTACATGAGTAGAACTAAAAAGTTCCATGTGCATGACGAGAATAATGAGTGCAACGAAGGCGACATTGTGAGAATTATGGAGACTAGACCTCTCAGCCGCTCAAAGCGTTGGAGATTGCTCCAGATTATTGAAAGAGCGAAGTAA
- the rplN gene encoding 50S ribosomal protein L14, with product MIQQESRLTVADNSGAREVLCIRVLGGTRRRYASIGDVIVVSVKSTIAGSDVKKGSVSKAVIVRTKKEIRRADGSYIRFDDNACVLLNASGDIRATRIFGPVAREIRAVNMKIVSLAPEVL from the coding sequence ATGATACAACAAGAATCAAGACTAACTGTTGCGGATAATAGTGGTGCTCGTGAAGTACTTTGTATCCGTGTACTTGGTGGCACTCGCCGCAGGTATGCTTCGATCGGTGACGTGATTGTGGTTTCTGTAAAGAGCACAATCGCTGGTAGCGACGTGAAGAAAGGCTCCGTATCAAAAGCGGTGATCGTAAGGACTAAAAAAGAAATTCGTAGAGCTGATGGATCATATATCCGTTTTGATGACAATGCTTGTGTGCTGTTAAATGCATCAGGCGACATCAGAGCAACACGTATTTTTGGTCCTGTAGCACGTGAAATTCGTGCCGTGAATATGAAGATTGTCTCACTTGCTCCAGAAGTGCTATAA
- the rplX gene encoding 50S ribosomal protein L24: MSKFHIKKGDTVYVLAGNDKGKTGRVLMVDTAKERAVVEGMNIVTRRTKPSATHPQGGMIKKEAPIHISNLNPVDPKTGGPTRIGRKRDDNGRLVRYAKKSGELLK, encoded by the coding sequence ATGAGTAAATTTCATATAAAGAAAGGCGATACAGTATATGTTCTTGCTGGTAATGATAAAGGCAAGACTGGTCGCGTACTAATGGTAGATACAGCTAAGGAGCGTGCTGTTGTTGAAGGAATGAATATCGTCACAAGACGTACTAAGCCATCAGCAACACACCCTCAAGGCGGTATGATCAAGAAAGAGGCTCCAATCCATATCTCCAATCTTAATCCTGTGGATCCTAAGACTGGTGGCCCTACAAGAATTGGTCGCAAGCGCGATGACAATGGAAGGCTTGTAAGATATGCGAAGAAATCAGGCGAGCTTCTGAAGTGA
- the rplE gene encoding 50S ribosomal protein L5 — protein sequence MATDNLKNEYIERIVPALMKQFGYSSIMQVPVLEKIVINQGLGAATADKKIIEVALGELALITGQKPIVTYSKKDISNFKVRKGNPIGIMVTLRREKMYEFLERLIRIALPRIRDFRGVDSRLDGRGNYTLGVTEQIIFPEINIDSVTKIMGMNITFVTSAKTDEEGYALLKEFGIPFKKSESN from the coding sequence ATGGCTACAGATAATTTAAAAAATGAATATATCGAGCGAATTGTACCTGCTCTGATGAAGCAATTCGGTTATAGCAGTATAATGCAGGTACCTGTCCTTGAGAAGATTGTTATCAATCAAGGTTTGGGTGCAGCAACCGCCGATAAGAAAATAATCGAAGTCGCTCTTGGTGAGCTTGCTTTGATTACAGGTCAGAAGCCGATTGTTACCTATTCGAAAAAGGATATTTCTAATTTTAAGGTTCGTAAAGGTAATCCTATTGGGATCATGGTGACTCTAAGAAGGGAAAAGATGTACGAGTTCCTTGAAAGGTTGATTCGTATTGCACTTCCTCGTATTAGAGACTTCCGTGGTGTTGATAGTCGACTTGATGGACGTGGTAACTATACACTAGGCGTTACAGAGCAAATTATTTTCCCTGAAATTAATATTGACTCAGTAACAAAGATTATGGGTATGAACATCACATTCGTTACTAGTGCAAAAACTGATGAAGAAGGTTATGCACTACTAAAGGAATTTGGTATCCCATTCAAGAAAAGTGAATCGAACTAA
- the rpsN gene encoding 30S ribosomal protein S14 has protein sequence MAKESMKARERKRAKMVAKYADKRAKLKAAGDYEALQKLPKNASPVRLHNRCSITGRPKGYIRLFGISRIQFREMASKGLIPGVKKASW, from the coding sequence ATGGCTAAAGAATCAATGAAAGCGCGGGAGCGTAAGAGAGCAAAGATGGTCGCAAAGTATGCTGATAAGCGTGCAAAGCTTAAGGCAGCTGGTGATTATGAGGCTCTTCAAAAGCTCCCTAAGAATGCAAGCCCTGTTCGCTTGCATAATCGCTGTAGCATTACAGGTCGTCCTAAGGGTTACATTCGTCTATTTGGGATATCTCGTATCCAATTTAGAGAAATGGCATCTAAGGGCTTGATACCTGGTGTTAAAAAAGCTAGCTGGTAA
- the rpsH gene encoding 30S ribosomal protein S8 produces the protein MTDPIADYLTRLRNAIMAKHRVVEIPASNLKKEMTKILFEKGYILNYMFMDNEGPQGTIKIALKYDVASKASAIKHLERVSRPGLRKYVGHNEMPRVLNGLGIAILSTSHGVMTNKEAANLKIGGEVLCYVY, from the coding sequence ATGACTGATCCAATTGCGGACTATTTAACTCGCCTACGCAATGCTATTATGGCAAAGCATAGAGTGGTGGAAATCCCAGCGAGTAACCTGAAGAAGGAGATGACAAAGATCCTCTTCGAGAAAGGCTACATCCTGAACTACATGTTTATGGATAACGAAGGCCCACAAGGCACAATTAAAATTGCGCTAAAATATGATGTGGCTTCTAAAGCAAGTGCTATTAAGCATCTAGAGCGTGTATCACGTCCCGGACTTAGAAAATATGTCGGACATAATGAGATGCCTCGCGTACTAAATGGACTAGGAATAGCAATTCTCTCAACTTCTCATGGTGTAATGACCAATAAGGAAGCAGCTAATCTTAAGATTGGTGGAGAAGTACTTTGCTACGTATATTAA
- the rplF gene encoding 50S ribosomal protein L6 has translation MSRIGKLPITVPAGINVSINDNVVTVKGPKGELSQNVDPRIKIEIEDNEIKLSRTTDAQEERALHGLYRSLINNMVVGVTEGYTKTMELIGVGFRAANQGQLLELSVGYSHPIFLMLPDEIKVETKMERNKAPLVILESADKQLLGQVCAKIRSFRKPEPYKGKGIKFVGEYIRRKSGKTAAK, from the coding sequence ATGTCAAGGATAGGTAAATTACCAATTACGGTTCCCGCAGGTATCAACGTTTCTATTAATGATAACGTAGTAACTGTAAAGGGTCCAAAGGGTGAACTAAGTCAAAACGTTGACCCTAGAATTAAGATTGAGATTGAAGATAACGAGATTAAGTTATCTCGTACGACTGATGCACAAGAAGAGAGAGCTCTTCATGGGTTGTATCGTTCACTCATTAATAACATGGTGGTTGGTGTAACTGAAGGTTATACTAAGACGATGGAACTAATTGGAGTGGGTTTTAGAGCTGCTAACCAAGGTCAACTTCTTGAGCTTTCGGTAGGCTATTCTCACCCAATTTTCTTGATGCTACCAGATGAGATTAAGGTGGAAACAAAGATGGAGCGTAATAAAGCACCTCTTGTGATTCTTGAAAGTGCTGATAAGCAATTGCTAGGACAAGTTTGTGCAAAGATTCGTTCTTTCCGTAAACCTGAGCCATATAAAGGTAAGGGTATTAAGTTTGTTGGTGAGTACATCCGTAGAAAGTCTGGTAAGACCGCAGCTAAGTAA
- the rplR gene encoding 50S ribosomal protein L18, producing MITKRERRFKIKSRVRRKIYGTAARPRLTVFRSNKQIYAQIIDDVEGKTLLASDSTKITDKMTKKEIAAKVGESLGERAIQAGIESVVFDRNGYLYHGRVKELADGARKAGLKF from the coding sequence ATGATAACTAAAAGAGAAAGAAGATTTAAGATTAAATCTAGAGTGCGGAGGAAGATCTACGGTACTGCTGCTAGACCAAGGCTCACAGTATTCAGAAGTAACAAGCAGATCTATGCTCAGATTATTGATGATGTCGAAGGTAAGACACTTCTAGCAAGTGATTCTACTAAGATTACTGATAAGATGACCAAAAAGGAAATTGCAGCTAAGGTAGGTGAGTCTTTAGGTGAAAGAGCTATTCAGGCTGGGATTGAGAGTGTAGTATTTGATAGAAATGGCTACCTTTACCACGGTCGAGTGAAAGAATTAGCTGATGGAGCTCGTAAAGCTGGACTAAAGTTCTAA